From the bacterium genome, one window contains:
- a CDS encoding FlgD immunoglobulin-like domain containing protein: MNTKVTTIVAAVALLCLLSGVSQALTPYTQTFEGMPLPAVGRLLGDGWLVYGNAFNPSMVWMYGYGPYPAPNDGAAFCAVATGEGGVDQGSMQLSVYGDYQNQAQGGGNWIQANIFKEQTIVAGDVGDTWVFAFQAKMGNLGGGSTALAFIKTIDPANGYAMTNFVTADMTAIPATWGGYQVSLTIDAGLVGQLFQFGFMNLVTLFEPSGIFYDNVDFHLDDSTAAPAAALPGARLAQNHPNPFNPSTRVEFALDAAGPVEVAVYDLGGRRIAVLADGMFAAGGHSVAWDGRGDDGRAAPAGQYRCVLKTAAGDVSRSMTLVK; encoded by the coding sequence ATGAACACCAAAGTCACCACGATCGTTGCGGCAGTGGCTCTGCTCTGCCTGCTCTCCGGGGTCAGCCAAGCGCTCACGCCCTACACCCAGACCTTCGAGGGCATGCCCCTGCCGGCGGTCGGGCGACTGCTCGGCGACGGCTGGCTGGTCTACGGCAACGCCTTCAATCCGTCGATGGTCTGGATGTACGGTTACGGCCCCTACCCCGCTCCCAACGACGGCGCCGCGTTCTGCGCGGTCGCGACCGGCGAGGGCGGCGTCGATCAGGGCAGCATGCAGCTGTCGGTCTACGGCGACTACCAGAACCAGGCCCAGGGCGGCGGCAACTGGATCCAGGCGAACATCTTCAAGGAGCAGACGATCGTCGCCGGCGACGTCGGCGACACCTGGGTCTTCGCGTTCCAGGCCAAGATGGGCAACCTCGGCGGCGGCTCGACGGCTCTGGCGTTCATCAAGACCATCGACCCCGCCAACGGCTACGCGATGACCAACTTCGTGACCGCCGACATGACCGCGATCCCCGCGACCTGGGGCGGCTACCAGGTCTCGCTCACGATCGACGCCGGGCTGGTCGGCCAGCTGTTTCAGTTCGGTTTCATGAACCTCGTCACGCTGTTCGAGCCCTCGGGCATCTTCTACGACAACGTGGACTTCCACCTGGACGACTCCACCGCCGCGCCCGCCGCGGCGCTGCCCGGCGCCAGGCTCGCGCAGAACCATCCCAATCCTTTCAACCCGTCCACGCGCGTCGAGTTCGCGCTGGACGCCGCCGGCCCGGTCGAGGTCGCGGTGTACGACCTCGGCGGCCGCCGCATCGCCGTGCTGGCGGACGGCATGTTCGCCGCCGGCGGGCACAGCGTGGCCTGGGACGGACGCGGCGACGACGGTCGGGCCGCCCCGGCCGGGCAGTACCGCTGCGTCCTGAAGACGGCGGCCGGCGACGTGTCCCGCAGCATGACCCTGGTGAAATAG
- a CDS encoding GH1 family beta-glucosidase, which produces MTRHRFPEGFLWGVATSAQQIEGARREDGRGDSIWDRFADTPGKIADGADSSVACDHYHRWREDVDLMQRMGLNAYRFSIAWPRILPEGRGTVNAAGLGFYDALIDALLEAGLEPLPTLYHWDLPQALQDRGGWSSRDTVDDFADYASAVVRRLGDRVRWWTTHNEPWCVATLGHEEGQHAPGHADPAEALRVAHHLLLSHARASAMIRRDAPGAEVGLVTNYCPAHPATDSEADRDAARWFDGFFNRWYLDPLFRGEYPADAVADRIAAGHLAGPELPFVRDGDLAAISQPLSFLGINYYSRVVMRAGADGRREAVPPAPPAAVTDMGWEVRPEGLHESLLRLARDYAPRRLLITENGAAYDDPPGPDGRIADARRIDYLRGHLLAAQRAIADGVPLQGYFAWSLLDNFEWSFGYRMKFGLHAVDPRTLARLPKDSAGWYADAVSANAVEDTFPSTG; this is translated from the coding sequence GTGACCCGCCATCGTTTTCCTGAGGGATTCCTGTGGGGTGTCGCCACCTCCGCCCAGCAGATCGAGGGCGCGCGTCGCGAAGACGGGCGCGGCGATTCCATCTGGGACCGCTTCGCCGACACGCCGGGCAAGATCGCCGACGGCGCCGACTCCAGCGTGGCCTGCGACCACTACCATCGCTGGCGCGAGGACGTCGATCTCATGCAGCGGATGGGCCTGAACGCCTACCGCTTCTCGATCGCCTGGCCGCGGATCCTGCCCGAGGGCCGCGGGACCGTCAACGCCGCCGGCCTCGGCTTCTACGATGCGCTGATCGACGCGCTGCTGGAGGCCGGACTCGAACCTCTGCCGACGCTCTACCACTGGGATCTGCCACAGGCCCTGCAGGACCGCGGCGGCTGGTCGTCGCGCGACACGGTCGACGACTTCGCCGACTACGCGTCGGCGGTCGTGCGGCGCCTCGGCGACCGGGTCCGCTGGTGGACCACCCACAACGAGCCCTGGTGCGTGGCGACGCTCGGCCACGAGGAGGGGCAGCACGCGCCCGGTCACGCCGATCCGGCCGAGGCCCTGCGCGTCGCGCACCACCTGCTGCTCTCGCACGCCCGCGCGTCGGCGATGATCCGCCGCGATGCGCCCGGCGCCGAGGTCGGACTGGTGACGAACTACTGCCCCGCCCACCCGGCCACCGACAGCGAGGCCGACCGCGACGCCGCCCGCTGGTTCGACGGTTTCTTCAACCGCTGGTACCTGGATCCCCTGTTCCGCGGGGAGTATCCGGCGGACGCCGTCGCCGACCGCATCGCCGCCGGCCACCTCGCCGGCCCGGAGTTGCCGTTCGTGCGGGACGGCGACCTCGCCGCCATCTCGCAGCCGCTCTCGTTCCTCGGGATAAACTACTACAGCCGCGTCGTGATGCGCGCGGGAGCGGACGGCCGTCGCGAGGCGGTGCCGCCGGCGCCGCCGGCGGCGGTCACGGACATGGGCTGGGAGGTCCGGCCCGAAGGCCTGCACGAGAGCCTGCTGCGCCTCGCGCGCGACTACGCGCCGCGCCGGCTCCTGATCACCGAGAACGGTGCGGCCTACGACGATCCGCCGGGCCCGGACGGCCGCATCGCCGACGCCCGCCGGATCGATTACCTGCGCGGTCACCTGCTGGCCGCCCAGCGGGCGATCGCGGACGGCGTGCCCCTGCAGGGGTACTTCGCCTGGTCGCTGCTAGACAACTTCGAGTGGAGCTTTGGCTACCGCATGAAGTTCGGGCTCCACGCGGTCGATCCGCGGACCCTGGCGCGTCTGCCCAAGGACAGCGCCGGCTGGTACGCGGACGCCGTCTCAGCCAACGCCGTCGAAGACACTTTCCCGTCCACCGGATAA